One Entelurus aequoreus isolate RoL-2023_Sb linkage group LG09, RoL_Eaeq_v1.1, whole genome shotgun sequence genomic window carries:
- the LOC133657419 gene encoding uncharacterized protein LOC133657419: MTWYIKSLQAEVCLCSPVHCLAPLHLHWLAFRPCQALHQLQHLLRSMSATAADVERTLTLPTSPRLILLDGELTLRIIQLLMAYFDERRDALILLADMSATAADVERTLTLPTSPRLILLVAGDKVTIKRWMISMEGDVICEGVQPSFISGLAALLATYYVFNLEYHEEGARTLEFVQRRFIGVNPERGTKASQGKVVSKKTGKLVQKKAATVNPHVAILIKNLTDFEWGFM, translated from the exons ATGACTTGGTACATCAAAAGTCTGCAGGCAGAAGTCTGTCTTTGTTCTCCAGTCCATTGCCTTGCTCCTCTTCATCTTCACTGGCTGGCTTTTCGCCCTTGTCAAGCTCTTCACCAGCTTCAGCacctcctgagatcg ATGTCTGCCACTGCAGCCGATGTGGAGCGGACTCTGACCCTCCCGACCAGTCCACGACTGATACTGCTGG ATGGGGAGTTGACTCTTCGTATCATCCAGCTGTTGATGGCCTATTTTGATGAAAGAAGAGATGCACTGATACTCCTTGCAGAT ATGTCTGCCACTGCAGCCGATGTGGAGCGGACACTGACCCTCCCGACCAGTCCACGACTGATACTGCTGG ttgctggtgacaaagtcacaataaaacgttggatgatcagcatggaaggtgatgtcatctgcgaaggcgtccaacctagcttcatctcagggcttgctgcccttcttgccacctactatgtgttcaacttggaataccatgAGGAAGgggctcggacattggaatttgttcaaag gcgattcattggcgttaaccctgagaggggaacaaaggctagccagggaaaagtggtgtccaagaagaccgggaagctggtccagaaaaaggcagcaactgtaaatcctcacgtagccatccTTATAAaaaatctcacagactttgagtggggctttatgtag